From one Streptomyces sp. NBC_01478 genomic stretch:
- a CDS encoding EamA/RhaT family transporter: MNDETGTGTGPRPEPLRFFGTTWVNHDDGYTARRIGTAAGSLVAAVAACLVLRFAYQGIQIANVGSFVTLLVIVMFAICSALAFGHTWEAFKKRPDPDRQASLRGLLAIGFVGSLLAYFARSLTEAPGETLHRQEYEKALTQHEKRTSRRTRNPSKKHRDA; encoded by the coding sequence GTGAACGACGAGACCGGCACCGGCACAGGCCCCCGCCCCGAACCCCTCCGCTTCTTCGGCACCACCTGGGTGAACCACGACGACGGCTACACCGCCCGCCGCATCGGCACGGCCGCCGGCTCCCTCGTCGCCGCCGTCGCCGCCTGCCTGGTCCTCCGCTTCGCCTACCAGGGCATCCAGATCGCGAACGTCGGCAGCTTCGTCACCCTCCTCGTGATCGTCATGTTCGCGATCTGCAGCGCGCTGGCCTTCGGCCACACCTGGGAAGCCTTCAAAAAACGCCCCGACCCCGACCGCCAGGCCTCCCTCCGCGGCCTCCTGGCCATCGGCTTCGTGGGCTCCCTCCTCGCCTACTTCGCCCGCTCCCTCACGGAGGCCCCCGGCGAAACCCTCCACCGCCAGGAGTACGAGAAGGCCCTCACCCAACACGAGAAGCGCACCTCCCGCCGCACCCGCAACCCCTCAAAGAAGCACCGGGACGCCTGA
- a CDS encoding sugar phosphate isomerase/epimerase family protein: MAEPVVRIPDAKVALSTASVYPESTATAFEIAARLGYDGVEVMVWTDPVSQDIDALRRLSDYHQVPILAVHAPCLLITQRVWSTDPWIKLQRAQTAAEKLGASTVVVHPPFRWQRQYARDFVSGIWRMANETDVRFAVENMYPWRYRDREMLAYAPEWDVTQDDYRHFTIDLSHTATARTDATEMIERMGDRLGHVHLADGNGSNKDEHLVPGRGTQPCAELLERLATTGFDGHVVIEVNTRRAMSSAEREADLAEALAFTRLHLASAVKVPRR, from the coding sequence GTGGCAGAACCAGTCGTGCGCATCCCGGATGCGAAGGTCGCGCTGTCCACGGCGTCCGTGTATCCGGAGTCGACGGCGACGGCCTTCGAGATCGCCGCGCGCCTCGGTTACGACGGCGTCGAGGTCATGGTGTGGACCGACCCGGTCAGCCAGGACATCGACGCGCTGCGCCGGCTCAGCGACTACCACCAGGTCCCGATCCTCGCCGTGCACGCGCCCTGCCTGCTCATCACGCAGCGGGTGTGGTCCACCGACCCGTGGATCAAGCTCCAGCGCGCCCAGACGGCCGCCGAGAAGCTCGGCGCGAGCACGGTCGTCGTGCACCCACCGTTCCGCTGGCAGCGCCAGTACGCGCGGGACTTCGTCAGCGGGATCTGGCGGATGGCGAACGAGACGGATGTGCGGTTCGCCGTAGAGAACATGTACCCGTGGCGCTACCGCGACCGCGAGATGCTCGCCTACGCCCCCGAATGGGACGTGACGCAGGACGACTACCGGCACTTCACGATCGACCTCAGCCACACCGCGACCGCCCGCACCGACGCGACCGAGATGATCGAGCGCATGGGCGACCGTCTCGGCCATGTTCACCTCGCGGACGGCAACGGCTCCAACAAGGACGAGCACCTCGTCCCCGGCCGCGGCACCCAGCCCTGCGCGGAACTGTTGGAACGGCTCGCGACGACCGGCTTCGACGGCCATGTCGTCATCGAGGTCAACACCCGGCGCGCGATGTCCAGCGCCGAACGCGAGGCCGATCTCGCGGAGGCACTCGCCTTCACGCGGCTGCATCTGGCCTCGGCCGTGAAGGTGCCCCGCCGGTGA
- a CDS encoding SH3 domain-containing protein, whose protein sequence is MSVDRAPEAENASTTEAVTTEAAAAALHYYSIAPNTRVNVRSGPGTGYTIVRVLAEGSQVPIYCQTPGTTVTGYYGTTNIWDNIDDGEYISDAYVNTGSDGYVRPHCS, encoded by the coding sequence ATGTCTGTTGACCGTGCGCCAGAGGCCGAGAACGCAAGCACGACGGAAGCCGTCACGACAGAGGCGGCGGCCGCGGCCCTGCACTACTACTCCATCGCACCCAACACCCGCGTCAACGTCCGCAGCGGCCCCGGCACCGGCTACACCATCGTCCGCGTCCTGGCCGAGGGCTCCCAGGTCCCGATCTACTGCCAGACGCCGGGCACCACGGTGACGGGCTACTACGGCACGACGAACATCTGGGACAACATCGACGACGGCGAGTACATCTCCGACGCCTACGTGAACACCGGCAGCGACGGCTACGTCCGCCCGCACTGCTCCTGA
- a CDS encoding BACON domain-containing protein, with amino-acid sequence MMSSSPETSTRTTGAHGAHREARDRAAARTLAQRPPARYEPYLDGLFTYCLSVLCDHDAATAALGDVLALAERRGARVPETAGDRRAWLYALARWACLRKLAEAKQKRQGTHAAGRAGAEAEETVVPEQLREQRRRELALLAWPEAAGTTPEQREALELAVRHRLAAHEVAAVLGMDLATARELLASAACEVERTRAALAVVETGSCPSVARLTDDHQLVLSSALRRELVRHVDDCPHCRRTAERAVPGTWPGAGVTPAELPVLEAPRAALHVAMAHLPRARGAAAPRFDRRGFPMDPKDRAARRDRLRARAVTTTVVATVIAAPVLALWAAYRGTPTGEGVDGRAATASEQHGAGALEGEVASGGYENTGNASTGPRARAGENGKNDVSVEVISVTGAGQKGAGHLAVSAANSSDTTLITLTASGASPVRWSATTAAPWLYLSQSSGTLAPGESLTIKVYVDHLREPSGHWTARVAVSPAGAIVSIEGYGTAPAPTAPSDPHPSDPDPGGPPSSGPDPDPTPTAPSDPTPGDPPPSSADPTPNPTDSSSADPGGSTPPPEDGGDPGSS; translated from the coding sequence GTGATGAGCAGCAGTCCGGAGACCTCGACCCGCACCACCGGCGCACACGGGGCGCATCGGGAGGCGCGCGACCGCGCCGCGGCGCGCACGCTGGCGCAGCGCCCGCCCGCGCGCTACGAGCCGTATCTGGACGGCCTGTTCACGTACTGCCTGTCCGTGCTGTGCGACCACGACGCGGCGACCGCCGCCCTGGGAGACGTGCTGGCGCTGGCCGAACGCCGGGGCGCGCGCGTGCCGGAGACGGCCGGTGACCGCAGGGCGTGGCTGTACGCGCTGGCCCGCTGGGCCTGTCTGCGCAAGCTGGCCGAGGCCAAGCAGAAACGTCAGGGCACGCACGCGGCGGGGCGTGCCGGGGCCGAGGCCGAGGAAACGGTCGTTCCCGAGCAACTGCGCGAGCAGCGGCGGCGTGAACTCGCCCTGCTGGCCTGGCCGGAGGCCGCCGGCACCACCCCGGAGCAGCGCGAGGCGCTCGAACTCGCCGTGCGCCACCGGCTCGCCGCCCACGAGGTCGCCGCCGTCCTCGGCATGGACCTCGCCACCGCCCGTGAACTGCTGGCGTCCGCCGCCTGCGAGGTGGAACGCACGCGTGCCGCCCTCGCCGTCGTCGAGACCGGGAGCTGCCCGAGCGTCGCCCGTCTCACCGACGACCACCAGCTCGTGCTCAGCAGCGCCCTGCGGCGCGAACTGGTCCGGCACGTCGACGACTGCCCGCACTGCCGCCGTACCGCCGAGCGCGCGGTCCCCGGCACCTGGCCGGGCGCCGGTGTCACGCCCGCCGAACTGCCCGTCCTGGAGGCGCCCCGCGCGGCCCTGCACGTGGCGATGGCGCACCTCCCACGCGCGCGTGGAGCCGCGGCACCCCGTTTCGACCGGCGCGGTTTCCCGATGGACCCCAAGGACCGCGCCGCCCGAAGAGACCGTCTCCGCGCGCGTGCCGTCACGACGACCGTCGTCGCCACCGTCATCGCGGCGCCCGTCCTCGCCCTGTGGGCCGCCTACCGGGGCACCCCGACCGGCGAGGGCGTCGACGGCCGGGCCGCCACGGCGAGCGAGCAGCACGGGGCCGGGGCCCTGGAGGGCGAGGTCGCGAGCGGCGGCTACGAGAACACCGGCAACGCCAGTACCGGCCCCCGCGCGCGGGCCGGCGAGAACGGCAAGAACGACGTCTCCGTAGAGGTCATCAGCGTCACCGGCGCCGGCCAGAAGGGCGCCGGTCACCTCGCCGTCTCGGCCGCCAACAGCAGTGACACCACGCTGATCACCCTCACCGCGTCCGGCGCGTCCCCGGTCCGCTGGTCCGCGACCACCGCGGCGCCCTGGCTCTACCTCAGCCAGTCCTCGGGAACCCTCGCCCCGGGCGAATCGTTGACGATCAAGGTGTACGTCGACCATCTGCGCGAGCCCTCCGGCCACTGGACCGCGCGCGTGGCCGTCTCACCCGCCGGCGCCATCGTCTCGATCGAGGGCTACGGCACCGCCCCCGCCCCGACCGCGCCGAGCGACCCGCACCCGTCGGATCCCGATCCCGGTGGCCCGCCCTCGTCCGGCCCGGATCCGGACCCGACGCCCACGGCTCCGAGTGATCCGACGCCGGGCGACCCGCCGCCCTCGTCCGCCGATCCGACTCCGAACCCGACGGACTCGTCCTCCGCCGACCCGGGCGGCTCGACGCCGCCGCCCGAGGACGGCGGCGACCCGGGTTCGTCCTGA
- a CDS encoding Ppx/GppA phosphatase family protein gives MRLGVLDVGSNTVHLLVVDAHPGARPLPAHSHKVELRLAQLLDEDGAIGPEGVDKLVGVVQEALQAAEDKGVEELLPFATSAVREASNADEVLARVQTETGVELQVLTGAEEARLTFLAVRRWFGWSAGKLLVLDIGGGSLEIGYGIDEEPDAAVSLPLGAGRLTAAWLPGDPPEPDAIRALRRHVRAQIARTVGEFSRFGAPDHVVATSKTFKQLARLAGAARSADGLYVQRELKRGSLEAWVPRLAGMTTAQRAVLPGVSEGRAEQLLAGAMVAEGAMDLFGVETLEVCPWALREGVILRRLDQMPSA, from the coding sequence ATGAGACTCGGTGTCCTCGACGTGGGATCGAACACGGTGCATCTGCTGGTGGTGGACGCACACCCGGGCGCGCGCCCGCTGCCCGCGCACTCGCACAAGGTGGAACTCCGCCTTGCCCAACTCCTCGACGAGGACGGCGCGATCGGCCCCGAAGGGGTCGACAAACTCGTCGGCGTCGTCCAGGAGGCGCTTCAGGCCGCCGAGGACAAGGGCGTCGAGGAACTCCTCCCGTTCGCCACCTCCGCCGTCCGCGAGGCCAGCAACGCGGACGAGGTCCTCGCGCGCGTGCAGACCGAGACCGGCGTCGAACTCCAGGTCCTCACCGGCGCCGAGGAGGCCCGGCTCACCTTCCTCGCCGTCCGCCGCTGGTTCGGCTGGTCCGCCGGCAAGCTGCTCGTCCTCGACATCGGCGGTGGCTCCCTGGAGATCGGGTACGGCATCGACGAGGAGCCCGACGCGGCCGTGTCGCTGCCGCTCGGCGCGGGCCGCCTCACCGCCGCCTGGCTCCCCGGGGACCCGCCGGAACCGGACGCGATAAGGGCCCTGCGCCGCCATGTGCGGGCCCAGATCGCCCGTACGGTGGGGGAGTTCAGCCGTTTCGGCGCCCCCGACCACGTCGTCGCCACGTCGAAGACCTTCAAGCAGCTCGCCCGCCTGGCCGGCGCCGCCCGCTCCGCCGACGGCCTCTACGTCCAGCGCGAGCTCAAGCGCGGCTCCCTGGAGGCCTGGGTCCCGCGCCTGGCCGGCATGACCACCGCCCAGCGCGCCGTCCTCCCCGGCGTCTCCGAGGGCCGCGCCGAACAGCTCCTGGCCGGCGCGATGGTGGCCGAGGGCGCGATGGATCTGTTCGGCGTGGAGACCCTGGAGGTCTGCCCGTGGGCACTGCGGGAGGGCGTCATCTTGCGGCGGCTGGATCAGATGCCGTCGGCGTAG
- a CDS encoding TetR/AcrR family transcriptional regulator, with protein sequence MTDATAKRRGRPPRTESADTRDRILTAAREEFSERGYEKTSVRGIAKAAGVDSALVHHYFGTKEQVFEASIEVAFAPATNAPEAVADGPLDGVGERLTRFIFGVWENPATRKPLLAVVRSAVNNEAAAAVFRRLVVAQVLGRVAAQLDLPDAELRAELAAAQLVGTAMLRYVIKVEPLASADVEQIIVRVAPVVQGHLTGP encoded by the coding sequence GTGACCGACGCCACCGCCAAGCGCCGGGGCCGACCCCCTCGTACGGAATCCGCCGACACCCGGGACCGCATCCTGACCGCGGCCCGGGAGGAGTTCTCCGAGCGGGGGTACGAGAAGACGTCCGTGCGCGGGATCGCGAAGGCCGCCGGGGTCGACTCGGCGCTGGTCCACCACTACTTCGGTACCAAGGAGCAGGTCTTCGAGGCGTCCATCGAGGTCGCCTTCGCCCCGGCGACGAACGCGCCGGAGGCGGTGGCCGACGGGCCGCTGGACGGTGTCGGCGAGCGGCTGACCCGCTTCATCTTCGGCGTCTGGGAGAACCCCGCCACCCGTAAGCCCCTGCTGGCGGTCGTCCGTTCCGCCGTCAACAACGAGGCCGCCGCGGCCGTCTTCCGCCGGCTCGTGGTCGCCCAGGTGCTGGGCCGGGTCGCCGCCCAGCTCGACCTTCCGGACGCGGAACTCCGCGCCGAACTGGCCGCGGCCCAGCTCGTGGGTACGGCGATGCTGCGCTATGTGATCAAGGTGGAACCGCTGGCCTCGGCGGACGTGGAGCAGATCATCGTGCGGGTGGCGCCGGTGGTGCAGGGGCATCTGACCGGGCCGTGA
- a CDS encoding protein kinase domain-containing protein gives MAPQRNTGAGAEAELPEYAGHYRLESCLGSGGMGVVHLAQSTSGKKLAVKVVHAEFAQDPEFRGRFRQEVAAARRVSGAFTAPVVDADPEAERPWMATSFIPGPTLSEHVKRNGPMAPGELRRLMAGLAEALRDIHRVGVVHRDLKPSNVLLAEDGPKVIDFGISRPKDSELRTETGKLIGTPPFMAPEQFRRPREVGPAADIFALGSVLVHAATGRGPFDSDSPYVVAYQVVHDEPDLAGLPDNLAPLVLRCLAKEPEDRPTPDELMRELRSVSASYDTQAYIPTQRAGVTPVSEPFAEEPGQPEEPDQPERRRGRRLRKRVALGAGALGLAAIGTLSALQLSDDGDAAPKSATPHTTPSATFSGWQTAPVSKKSTPQCSYGDGKLLCAQPGVVFALDPSDGRVLWRHSVATTHRSGPPVLSGGLVQPSLDTGRHLEALDPASGKARWRKTVPAYTGLADAGGMLLLTHADGTVTGVDGASGATKWSHRIPGQQAPYFASFEGDPAAYATNASDDGASTRVAAVDPDTGEVRWDARLEGTLKPVGTAGGSVFLLAVDTIYNSAKAVVRYTPGTGDSRRVTLPVALDQGHGTVHGHVVYVMGAGGSLVAVDMDARKQLWSLETALVRGSTPVADGRQVYVTAADGRLLAVDARAGRLVGQTPARLDSNSDQISAALPEPVVADGRVYAAAPDGTVFAVNSLTPGAW, from the coding sequence ATGGCGCCACAGCGCAACACCGGAGCGGGCGCGGAAGCGGAACTTCCCGAGTACGCCGGTCACTACCGCCTGGAGTCGTGTCTGGGCTCCGGCGGCATGGGCGTGGTCCATCTGGCGCAGAGCACCTCCGGCAAGAAGCTCGCCGTGAAGGTCGTCCACGCGGAGTTCGCCCAGGACCCCGAGTTCAGGGGGCGGTTCCGGCAGGAGGTGGCGGCGGCCCGGCGGGTGAGCGGGGCCTTCACCGCGCCGGTGGTCGATGCCGACCCGGAGGCCGAACGCCCTTGGATGGCAACGTCGTTCATCCCCGGGCCGACCCTGTCCGAGCATGTGAAGCGGAACGGCCCCATGGCGCCCGGTGAGTTGCGCCGGCTGATGGCCGGACTGGCCGAGGCGCTGCGTGACATCCACCGGGTCGGCGTCGTGCACCGGGACCTGAAGCCCAGCAATGTGCTGCTCGCCGAGGACGGTCCGAAGGTCATCGACTTCGGGATCTCGCGGCCGAAAGACAGCGAACTGCGTACGGAAACGGGCAAGTTGATCGGCACGCCGCCGTTCATGGCGCCGGAGCAGTTCCGGCGGCCGCGCGAGGTCGGGCCCGCCGCCGACATCTTCGCGCTCGGGTCCGTCCTGGTGCACGCGGCGACGGGGCGCGGGCCCTTCGACTCCGACAGTCCGTACGTCGTCGCCTATCAAGTCGTCCATGACGAGCCGGACTTGGCCGGTCTGCCGGACAACCTCGCGCCGCTGGTGCTGCGTTGCCTCGCCAAGGAGCCCGAGGACCGGCCCACGCCGGACGAGTTGATGCGTGAACTGCGGTCGGTGTCGGCCTCGTACGACACGCAGGCGTACATACCGACACAGCGGGCCGGTGTCACGCCGGTGTCGGAGCCCTTCGCGGAAGAGCCCGGACAACCCGAAGAACCCGACCAGCCCGAGCGGCGGCGCGGGAGACGGTTGCGGAAGCGGGTCGCACTCGGGGCGGGCGCGCTCGGCCTGGCCGCGATCGGCACGCTCTCCGCGCTCCAGTTGTCCGACGACGGCGACGCGGCGCCGAAGAGCGCCACTCCGCACACCACGCCCAGCGCCACGTTCAGCGGGTGGCAGACGGCACCGGTCTCGAAGAAGAGCACGCCCCAATGCTCGTACGGGGACGGGAAGTTGCTCTGCGCGCAACCCGGCGTGGTGTTCGCCCTGGACCCGTCCGACGGCCGTGTGCTGTGGCGGCACTCCGTCGCCACGACGCACCGGAGCGGGCCGCCGGTGCTGTCGGGCGGCCTGGTGCAGCCGTCGTTGGACACCGGCCGGCATCTGGAGGCGCTCGATCCCGCCTCGGGCAAGGCGCGTTGGCGGAAGACCGTCCCCGCGTACACCGGGCTCGCGGACGCCGGCGGCATGCTGCTGCTCACCCATGCGGACGGGACGGTCACCGGTGTGGACGGCGCTTCGGGCGCCACGAAGTGGAGCCATCGGATTCCGGGCCAACAGGCGCCGTACTTCGCCTCGTTCGAGGGGGACCCGGCGGCGTACGCGACGAACGCGTCGGACGACGGGGCGAGCACGCGGGTGGCGGCGGTCGATCCGGACACGGGCGAGGTGCGCTGGGACGCACGCCTGGAGGGGACGTTGAAGCCCGTCGGCACGGCCGGCGGGTCCGTCTTCCTCCTCGCGGTCGACACGATCTACAACTCCGCGAAGGCCGTGGTCCGTTACACCCCTGGCACCGGGGACTCGCGGCGCGTGACGCTGCCCGTGGCGCTCGACCAGGGCCACGGGACCGTGCACGGGCACGTCGTGTACGTCATGGGGGCCGGCGGATCGCTGGTGGCCGTGGACATGGACGCGCGGAAGCAGTTGTGGAGTCTGGAGACGGCCCTGGTGCGGGGTTCCACTCCGGTCGCGGACGGGCGGCAGGTGTATGTCACCGCCGCGGACGGGCGGTTGCTCGCGGTGGACGCCCGCGCGGGACGACTCGTCGGACAGACGCCCGCCCGCCTCGACTCGAACTCGGACCAGATCAGCGCGGCGCTGCCCGAACCCGTCGTAGCGGACGGTCGGGTCTACGCCGCCGCCCCCGACGGTACGGTCTTCGCCGTCAACTCCCTTACGCCTGGGGCCTGGTAG
- a CDS encoding class I SAM-dependent methyltransferase codes for MTTSSTPPSPATRAHSFNAAAAQYAENRPSYPPALFDAIEELAAHPLTGARVGDVGAGTGIATTLLHARGAEVIAIEPGDGMAAQFRRTLPGVPIVRGNGNALPLTDHSLDFLTYAQAWHWTNPAESVPEALRVLRPGGALALWWNTSALDVQWIAEQAERIRIHFGLDPVVEQNGSGLRTALADPTGKLDFAHRRVRWSRRVPIDTHLANIGSHSAFLVHDEESTTDFLTEERNHLRTAFPDEIVEETYVVELVVARTP; via the coding sequence ATGACCACCTCCTCAACCCCTCCCTCGCCCGCCACCCGAGCCCACTCCTTCAACGCAGCCGCAGCCCAATACGCCGAGAACCGCCCCTCCTACCCACCCGCCCTCTTCGACGCCATAGAAGAACTCGCAGCCCACCCCCTCACCGGCGCGCGCGTCGGAGACGTAGGCGCAGGCACCGGCATCGCAACCACCCTCCTGCACGCCCGCGGCGCCGAAGTCATCGCGATCGAACCCGGCGACGGCATGGCAGCCCAGTTCCGCCGCACCCTCCCCGGCGTCCCGATCGTCCGAGGCAACGGCAACGCCCTCCCCCTCACCGACCACTCCCTTGACTTCCTCACCTACGCCCAGGCCTGGCACTGGACCAACCCCGCCGAGTCGGTCCCGGAGGCGCTCCGCGTACTACGCCCGGGCGGCGCACTCGCCCTGTGGTGGAACACCAGCGCCCTCGACGTCCAGTGGATCGCCGAACAGGCGGAACGCATCAGGATCCACTTCGGCCTCGACCCCGTCGTGGAACAGAACGGCAGCGGCCTGCGTACCGCACTCGCCGACCCCACCGGCAAACTCGACTTCGCCCACCGAAGGGTCCGCTGGAGCCGCCGCGTCCCGATCGACACCCACCTGGCCAACATCGGCAGCCACTCGGCCTTCCTGGTCCACGACGAAGAGAGCACCACCGACTTCCTCACCGAGGAGCGGAACCACCTGCGCACCGCGTTCCCGGACGAGATTGTGGAGGAGACCTACGTCGTGGAACTGGTAGTCGCCCGCACACCCTGA
- the ilvD gene encoding dihydroxy-acid dehydratase: MPELRSRTVTHGRNMAGARALMRASGVPGADIGRKPIIAVANSFTEFVPGHTHLQPVGRIVSEAITAAGGIPREFNTIAVDDGIAMGHGGMLYSLPSRDLIADSVEYMVEAHCADALICISNCDKITPGMLMAALRLNIPTVFVSGGPMEAGRATLQDGTVRTLDLIDAMVDAANESISDADVLNIEENACPTCGSCSGMFTANSMNCLTEAIGLSLPGNGSVLATHTARKGLYQDAARTVMDITRRYYEQDDETVLPRNVATFAAFENAMALDIAMGGSTNTILHLLAAAQEGGVQFGLDEINAVSRRVPCLAKVAPNVAKNRTYYMEDVHRAGGIPALLGELHRAGLLNEDVHSVHSPSLADWLKTWDVRGGSPSPEAVELWHAAPGCVRSSEAFSQSERWAALDEDAAEGCIRSAEHAYSKDGGLAVLKGNLAVDGCVVKTAGVDESIWTFEGPAVVCESQEEAVEKILNKQVTHGDVVVIRYEGPKGGPGMQEMLYPTSFLKGRGLGKTCALITDGRFSGGTSGLSIGHASPEAASGGTIALVENGDRIRIDIPNRSIELLVDDAELARREAALDGRYAPRQRERKVSAALRAYAAMATSADRGAVRDVSKLG; the protein is encoded by the coding sequence ATGCCCGAGCTGAGGTCCCGCACAGTCACCCACGGCCGCAACATGGCGGGCGCACGCGCCCTTATGCGCGCCTCCGGTGTACCCGGTGCGGACATCGGCCGGAAGCCGATCATCGCGGTGGCGAACAGCTTCACCGAGTTCGTGCCCGGCCACACCCACCTCCAGCCCGTCGGCCGGATCGTCAGCGAGGCGATCACCGCGGCCGGCGGCATCCCGCGCGAGTTCAACACGATCGCGGTCGACGACGGCATCGCGATGGGCCACGGCGGCATGCTCTACAGCCTCCCGTCCCGTGACCTGATCGCGGACTCGGTCGAGTACATGGTCGAGGCGCACTGCGCCGACGCCCTGATCTGCATCTCCAACTGCGACAAGATCACCCCCGGCATGCTCATGGCGGCGCTACGCCTGAACATCCCGACGGTCTTCGTCTCCGGCGGTCCCATGGAGGCCGGGCGCGCCACGCTGCAGGACGGCACGGTCCGCACGCTGGACCTGATCGACGCGATGGTCGACGCCGCCAACGAGAGCATCTCCGACGCGGACGTCCTCAACATCGAGGAGAACGCCTGCCCGACCTGCGGCTCCTGTTCCGGCATGTTCACCGCCAACTCGATGAACTGCCTGACCGAGGCCATCGGCCTGTCGCTGCCGGGCAACGGCTCGGTCCTCGCCACGCACACCGCCCGCAAGGGCCTGTACCAGGACGCGGCCCGCACGGTGATGGACATCACCCGCCGCTACTACGAGCAGGACGACGAGACGGTTCTGCCCCGCAACGTCGCCACCTTCGCGGCCTTCGAGAACGCCATGGCCCTCGACATCGCGATGGGCGGCTCCACCAACACGATCCTGCACCTGCTGGCGGCGGCGCAGGAGGGTGGCGTCCAGTTCGGCCTGGACGAGATCAACGCCGTCTCGCGCCGCGTGCCGTGTCTCGCGAAGGTCGCCCCGAACGTCGCGAAGAACCGCACGTACTACATGGAGGACGTGCACCGCGCCGGCGGCATCCCCGCCCTCCTGGGCGAGCTGCACCGCGCGGGCCTGCTCAACGAGGACGTCCACTCGGTCCACAGCCCGTCCCTCGCGGACTGGCTGAAGACCTGGGACGTGCGCGGCGGCTCCCCGTCCCCGGAGGCCGTGGAACTGTGGCACGCGGCGCCCGGCTGCGTCCGCTCCTCCGAGGCCTTCTCCCAGTCCGAGCGCTGGGCCGCGCTGGACGAGGACGCGGCCGAGGGCTGCATCCGCTCCGCCGAGCACGCCTACTCCAAGGACGGCGGCCTCGCGGTCCTCAAGGGCAACCTCGCCGTCGACGGCTGCGTCGTGAAGACGGCCGGCGTCGACGAGTCCATCTGGACCTTCGAGGGCCCGGCGGTCGTCTGCGAGTCGCAGGAAGAAGCCGTCGAGAAGATCCTCAACAAACAGGTGACGCACGGCGATGTCGTCGTGATCCGCTACGAGGGCCCCAAGGGCGGCCCCGGCATGCAGGAGATGCTCTACCCGACGTCCTTCCTCAAGGGCCGCGGCCTCGGCAAGACCTGCGCACTGATCACCGACGGCCGCTTCTCCGGCGGCACTTCGGGCCTCTCCATCGGCCACGCTTCCCCCGAGGCGGCCTCCGGCGGCACCATCGCCCTCGTCGAGAACGGCGACCGCATCCGCATCGACATCCCGAACCGCTCCATCGAACTCCTCGTCGACGACGCCGAGTTGGCCCGCCGCGAGGCCGCGCTGGACGGCCGCTACGCCCCCAGGCAGCGCGAGCGCAAGGTCTCGGCCGCCCTGCGCGCGTACGCCGCGATGGCCACCAGCGCGGACCGGGGCGCCGTGCGGGACGTCAGCAAGCTCGGCTGA